A window of Nicotiana tabacum cultivar K326 chromosome 24, ASM71507v2, whole genome shotgun sequence contains these coding sequences:
- the LOC107795667 gene encoding uncharacterized protein LOC107795667, whose translation MGVELLEIGVQMRRVVMFSIKGCYKTVLNHPFLVSMLCFIAFLYRSFPFLFSILVATSPVLVCTAVLLGTLLSFGQPNIPEIERKEKTTHDIVEPLKTGLLCDTTHIESEDSYYVERYTDNERDAVEQSIDKVSDLSPLLEERSREFQFGNGVFNEAAREFYEQNSEKKEEKHNDGEDLYSPIPMADGGFEEAEREFYEQNDEKNEEKHDDEELMESQYSPIPTVDEGFEESEREFYEQNDEEKHDDGELMESQYSPIPTVDEGFEESEREFYEQNDEEKHDDGELIESQYSPIPTVDNESIEFDFDRSDSFDSKRVNLNSLPGSPWKKEESDKEEEQEEEDDEDDESFDSESDRAESSSPDASMADIIPMFDELHPLLDEDTPQHVSLSHDDGFDAASDSSGKFSASDNESDDGCENQEEVEVAHDENEEGTRDKEDKSKSAITWTEEDQKNLIDLGSSEVERNQRLESLMARRRSLKKMRLMMTEKNLIDLDTADLPFNIPPISTARNNPFDVPKDNYELGLPPIPGSAPSILVPRRNPFDLPYDSSEEKPDLMEDSFEEEFMAFRPKEPVLRRNETFSARPSLFGVNRQDSHFRPYFVPERMASEGTSYSPFQRQSSELSDSKVSSVPETDSLGSVEDLIEEVDVRHKSLDEEELEHKDLIDEHISEEPELISKMEHTSEHVRNGSESSEEVESLEQLGAVEIHHEVEETLLQEGRVSNALELNPTEIQSKSETSDQIYSNQSSSSSLEVSERVFAYKEEEEEEEEEETVSSLEETMGDVEQNGISRQASFNGSDFHITSTSAEQTSHREPIYDTSPSASMENIFSASLSSDQLEESETGFSAILVKRSVSFLERESEESSQDIQRSISTNEEISAPVADQEFLSRDEVCKRELDVAKVEISQHEFFGSASAPPVTEFVVGQASTDSKLSANEDIGNEEGTIEHAQHQISSSGFNADTHIVSQFAVDQTVEFLSKSSEHENIHQLDDEQHSLIAEEVPLVQPDMPSLERDSVDDAAQKEEAIISELHDLPSSNFVVNLVTDAHSEFDEKLISSEHQFASVEKAFSLCEEDVACSDKSMDEQSSEDHNVMEPPVILVESIEEASTTENLNMPEIHDLDDGIPIINSPRTPDSFSNLHVVDEAPGGAGLSGLRNNILDEVENDNQIKVLENYVLPLEAADFHHDEQYIVEETDGISDIDEVFLSELDTVGDFSIKGSSQNEFERQINSSAEDLSSFHAVDSGTTEVSEEACAEVHERKVPLHPENFNASTFEEIDEREEKECASDIQNYGLRSIDHIDVVDPRSIEGGFSEDSDTGPSYPSVKHNLDAHEIVPEMPIVEAHNSVFEVENLQSTQTGVTEEETDSGMPVLEAQTIQDIESAFWQVYEKEIEKSNILEQSNAEDSGMPVLEAQTIEDIELAFRSTSEKEIEHSDVLELPNSELVTEQSGSSNNDAVVEMSSSVQEDSGMPVLEAQTVENIELAFGSTSEKEIEHPNVLELPNAELVTEQSGSLNNVTAVEVSSSVQEDSGMPVLEAQTVEDIELAFRNIWEKKIEHSDVLELPNAELVTELFGSSNNAAAVEVSSSVQEDSGMPVLEAQTVEDIEFAFRNIWEKEIEHSDALELPKAKLVTEESGSSDNAAVFKVSSSVQKDFGMPVVEAQTIEDIESAFRSTSERETENSNVLELANAELVTEESGNNAAVVEMSSSVQEDSGMPVLEAQTVEDIELAFRNIWEKEIEKSNVFELPNAKLVTEESGSSDSAAAVEAGMQVLEAQTIKDIELAFRSTCEKEIDHSDVLELPNAELATEESGNNLAAVEVSSSVPKDTGMPVLEAQTIEDIELAFRQISENETETENSNVLELPNAELLTEESGNNAAAVEVSSSALEDSGMPVLEAETVEDIDTVFRRISEKEIEKSNVLEQPNAELATDISGNSDNAAVLEVSSVTRAMQLPILETRQTEYFDLDHENLSESDSDEHTEKSRDIGAPSDSQNIDTDLALKQVLEGNLEKPLNSTSEGELVEAKPSEAGLSNDTESSARGSDVSEFGEGETGKGDHEVVVKEAKELTAEKPGHVVDMPTTADVKGKKDKHQKSGSSSSSSSSSSSDSSSSDSERE comes from the exons ATGGGTGTTGAGTTGTTAGAGATTGGAGTTCAGATGAGGAGAGTAGTGATGTTTTCAATTAAAGGATGTTATAAAACAGTGTTGAATCATCCTTTCCTTGTGAGTATGCTGTGTTTCATAGCATTTTTGTACAGATCTTTCCCATTTCTGTTTTCCATATTAGTAGCTACATCCCCAGTTCTTGTTTGTACTGCTGTTTTGCTTGGAACTTTACTAAGTTTTGGTCAGCCAAATATACCTGAAattgaaaggaaagaaaaaacaaCTCATGATATAGTAGAGCCTTTGAAAACTGGACTATTATGTGATACTACTCATATTGAGAGTGAAGATAGCTACTATGTGGAGAGATATACTGATAACGAGAGGGACGCCGTAGAGCAATCCATTGATAAGGTCAGCGATCTTTCCCCTTTACTCGAGGAAAGGTCTCGAGAATTTCAATTTGGGAATGGGGTTTTTAATGAAGCAGCAAGGGAGTTTTATGAGCAGAACagtgaaaagaaagaagagaaacataacGATGGAGAGGATCTATACTCTCCAATCCCAATGGCTGATGGGGGTTTTGAGGAAGCAGAGAGGGAATTTTATGAGCAGAACGATGAAAAGAATGAAGAGAAACATGATGATGAGGAACTTATGGAGAGTCAATACTCTCCCATTCCGACAGTTGATGAGGGTTTTGAGGAATCAGAGAGGGAATTTTATGAGCAAAACGATGAAGAGAAACATGATGATGGGGAACTTATGGAGAGTCAATACTCTCCCATTCCGACAGTTGATGAGGGTTTTGAGGAATCAGAGAGGGAATTTTATGAGCAAAACGATGAAGAGAAACATGATGATGGGGAACTTATCGAGAGTCAATACTCTCCCATTCCAACGGTTGATAATGAGAGCATTGAATTTGATTTTGATAGATCAGACTCCTTTGATTCTAAAAGGGTGAATCTTAATTCTCTTCCTGGTTCCCCTTGGAAAAAGGAGGAGTCCGACAAAGAGGAAGAACAGGAGGAGGAGGATGACGAGGATGACGAGTCTTTTGATTCGGAGTCTGATCGAGCGGAGAGCTCTTCTCCAGATGCGTCAATGGCTGACATTATCCCAATGTTTGATGAGCTCCATCCGCTTTTAGATGAAGACACTCCTCAACATGTTAGTTTGTCGCATGATGATGGTTTTGATGCTGCTTCTGACAGTTCGGGTAAGTTCAGTGCAAGCGATAATGAATCTGATGATGGTTGTGAAAACCAAGAAGAGGTAGAAGTTGCACATGACGAGAATGAAGAAGGAACACGAGACAAGGAAGATAAAAGTAAGTCAGCCATTACATGGACAGAGGAGGATCAGAAGAATCTAATTGACTTGGGAAGCTCGGAGGTGGAAAGGAATCAACGGTTGGAGAGTCTTATGGCGAGGAGAAGATCACTGAAGAAAATGAGGCTGATGATGACCGAAAAGAATTTGATTGACTTGGATACCGCTGATCTTCCGTTCAACATCCCGCCCATTTCAACAGCAAGAAACAATCCTTTTGATGTTCCTAAGGATAACTACGAACTTGGTCTGCCTCCAATTCCCGGGTCTGCTCCATCCATTTTAGTACCAAGGCGGAACCCATTTGATCTTCCCTACGACTCAAGTGAAGAGAAACCTGATCTTATGGAAGACAGTTTCGAAGAAGAGTTTATGGCATTTCGACCAAAGGAGCCAGTCTTACGGAGGAACGAAACTTTTAGTGCAAGACCCTCACTATTTGGGGTGAACAGGCAAGATAGCCATTTCAGACCTTATTTTGTCCCCGAAAGGATGGCTTCGGAAGGAACAAGCTACTCACCATTTCAACGACAATCTAGCGAACTTAGTGATTCCAAGGTAAGTTCTGTTCCTGAAACAGACTCACTAGGTTCAGTTGAAGACCTCATTGAAGAGGTCGATGTAAGACACAAAAGCCTCGATGAAGAAGAACTGGAACACAAAGACCTCATAGATGAACATATCTCCGAGGAACCAGAGCTGATATCTAAAATGGAGCATACTTCTGAGCATGTCAGGAATGGAAGTGAATCCTCTGAAGAAGTCGAGTCATTGGAGCAGCTGGGAGCTGTGGAAATTCATCATGAAGTAGAAGAAACTTTGCTCCAGGAAGGAAGAGTTTCCAATGCTTTGGAACTTAATCCAACCGAAATTCAATCGAAGTCAGAAACTTCTGATCAGATATACAGCAATCAATCTAGCTCCTCATCGTTAGAAGTAAGTGAAAGGGTCTTTGcatataaagaagaagaagaagaagaagaagaagaagagacggTGTCAAGCTTAGAGGAGACAATGGGTGATGTTGAACAAAATGGGATCTCCAGGCAAGCTTCATTTAATGGATCAGATTTCCACATCACGAGCACTTCAGCAGAGCAGACTTCACACCGGGAACCTATTTATGATACCAGTCCTTCTGCTAGTATGGAAAACATTTTTTCAGCCTCCTTAAGTTCAGATCAGCTTGAGGAATCTGAAACAGGGTTTTCCGCTATATTGGTTAAAAGAAGCGTTTCTTTCTTAGAGAGGGAATCTGAGGAAAGTAGTCAGGACATTCAAAGGTCCATTTCTACTAATGAAGAGATTTCGGCACCAGTAGCTGACCAAGAATTTTTGTCGAGGGACGAGGTATGCAAACGTGAGCTTGATGTTGCAAAGGTGGAGATCTCTCAACATGAATTCTTTGGCAGTGCAAGTGCTCCTCCAGTGACTGAGTTTGTTGTTGGTCAGGCATCTACTGACTCAAAATTATCGGCAAATGAAGATATTGGGAATGAGGAAGGAACTATTGAGCATGCACAGCATCAAATTTCTTCTTCAGGATTTAATGCGGATACACATATTGTGTCTCAGTTTGCTGTAGACCAGACAGTGGAATTCCTTTCAAAGTCCTCAGAACATGAAAACATCCATCAGTTGGATGATGAACAGCATTCTCTAATCGCAGAAGAGGTTCCACTCGTTCAACCAGATATGCCTTCTTTGGAGAGGGATTCTGTGGACGATGCAGCTCAGAAGGAAGAAGCTATAATCTCAGAACTACATGATCTTCCCTCATCAAACTTTGTTGTAAATTTGGTTACTGATGCTCACAGTGAATTTGATGAAAAGCTGATCTCTTCTGAACATCAATTTGCTTCTGTAGAAAAGGCCTTCTCTCTGTGTGAAGAAGACGTCGCATGCTCAGACAAATCCATGGATGAACAATCCTCAGAGGATCACAACGTAATG GAGCCACCAGTTATCCTGGTTGAGTCAATTGAGGAAGCAAGCACCACGGAGAACTTGAATATGCCAGAAATCCATGACCTTGATGACGGAATCCCCATTATCAACTCCCCACGTACTCCTGACTCTTTCTCCAATCTGCATGTGGTTGATGAAGCCCCAGGAGGTGCTGGTCTATCAGGTTTAAGGAACAACATCCTCGATGAGGTGGAAAATGATAACCAGATCAAGGTCTTGGAAAACTATGTATTGCCACTAGAAGCAGCTGATTTTCATCATGATGAGCAATATATAGTTGAAGAGACCGATGGTATCAGCGACATTGATGAGGTATTTCTCTCTGAATTAGATACAGTTGGTGACTTTAGCATCAAGGGGTCAAGCCAGAATGAGTTTGAGAGACAAATCAACTCTAGTGCAGAGGATTTGTCTTCATTCCATGCTGTTGATTCTGGAACTACAGAAGTTTCCGAAGAGGCATGTGCTGAAGTTCATGAAAGAAAGGTTCCGTTGCACCCTGAGAACTTCAATGCATCCACATTTGAAGAGATTGATGAGCGTGAAGAAAAGGAGTGTGCTTCAGATATTCAAAACTATGGATTGAGAAGTATCGATCATATTGATGTTGTTGATCCTAGATCAATTGAAGGAGGATTCTCAGAGGATAGTGACACTGGACCTTCATATCCCAGTGTAAAGCACAATTTGGATGCTCATGAGATAGTTCCAGAAATGCCTATAGTTGAAGCTCACAACTCTGTCTTTGAGGTAGAAAACTTACAATCTACTCAAACTGGAGTGACTGAAGAGGAAACTGATTCTGGTATGCCAGTACTGGAAGCACAAACAATTCAAGATATTGAGTCAGCATTTTGGCAAGTTTATGAGAAAGAAATAGAGAAATCTAATATTCTTGAGCAATCTAACGCTGAAGATTCTGGAATGCCAGTGCTGGAAGCACAAACAATTGAAGATATTGAGTTAGCATTTAGAAGTACTTCTGAGAAAGAAATAGAGCACTCGGATGTGCTTGAGCTACCTAATTCTGAGCTAGTAACTGAACAATCTGGGAGTTCAAACAATGACGCAGTGGTTGAAATGTCAAGTTCAGTACAAGAAGATTCTGGAATGCCAGTTCTGGAAGCACAAACAGTTGAAAATATTGAGTTAGCATTTGGAAGTACCTCTGAGAAAGAAATAGAGCACCCGAATGTGCTTGAGCTACCTAATGCTGAGCTAGTAACTGAACAATCTGGGAGTTTAAACAATGTGACAGCGGTTGAAGTGTCAAGTTCAGTACAGGAAGATTCTGGAATGCCAGTTCTGGAAGCACAAACAGTTGAAGATATTGAGTTAGCATTTAGAAATATTTGGGAGAAAAAAATAGAGCACTCGGATGTGCTTGAGCTACCTAATGCTGAGCTAGTAACTGAACTATTTGGGAGTTCAAACAATGCGGCAGCAGTTGAAGTGTCAAGTTCAGTACAGGAAGATTCTGGAATGCCAGTTCTGGAAGCACAAACAGTTGAAGATATTGAGTTTGCATTTAGAAATATTTGGGAGAAAGAAATAGAGCACTCGGATGCGCTTGAGCTACCTAAAGCTAAACTAGTAACTGAAGAATCTGGGAGTTCTGACAATGCAGCAGTGTTTAAAGTGTCAAGTTCAGTACAGAAAGATTTTGGAATGCCAGTGGTGGAAGCACAAACAATTGAAGATATTGAGTCAGCATTTAGAAGTACTTCTGAGAGAGAAACAGAGAACTCAAATGTGCTTGAGCTAGCTAATGCTGAGCTAGTAACTGAAGAATCTGGAAACAATGCGGCAGTGGTTGAAATGTCAAGTTCAGTACAGGAAGATTCAGGAATGCCAGTGCTGGAAGCACAAACAGTTGAAGATATTGAGTTAGCATTTAGAAATATTTGGGAGAAAGAAATAGAGAAATCGAATGTGTTTGAGCTTCCTAATGCTAAACTAGTAACTGAAGAATCTGGGAGTTCTGACAGTGCGGCAGCAGTTGAAGCTGGAATGCAAGTGCTGGAAGCACAAACAATTAAAGATATTGAGTTAGCCTTTAGAAGCACTTGTGAGAAAGAAATAGATCACTCAGATGTGCTAGAGCTACCTAATGCTGAGCTAGCAACTGAAGAATCTGGAAACAATCTGGCAGCGGTTGAAGTGTCGAGTTCAGTACCGAAAGATACTGGAATGCCAGTACTGGAAGCACAAACAATTGAAGATATTGAGCTAGCATTTAGGCAAATTTCTGAGAATGAAACAGAGACAGAGAACTCGAATGTGCTTGAGCTGCCTAATGCTGAGCTACTAACTGAAGAATCTGGAAACAATGCAGCAGCGGTTGAAGTGTCAAGTTCAGCTCTGGAAGATTCTGGAATGCCAGTGCTCGAAGCAGAAACAGTTGAAGATATCGACACAGTATTTAGGCGAATATCTgagaaagaaattgaaaaatcaaatGTTCTTGAGCAACCTAATGCTGAGCTAGCAACTGACATATCTGGGAATTCTGACAACGCAGCAGTGCTCGAAGTGTCAAGTGTGACACGCGCAATGCAATTACCAATTCTTGAAACAAGACAAACTGAATATTTTGATTTGGATCATGAAAATCTTTCAGAGAGTGATAGTGATGAGCATACGGAGAAATCCAGAGACATAGGAGCTCCTTCAGATTCACAAAACATCGACACAGACTTGGCTTTGAAACAAGTATTGGAAGGAAATCTGGAGAAACCCCTGAACTCCACTTCCGAAGGTGAGTTAGTAGAAGCTAAGCCAAGTGAAGCAGGCTTATCCAATGATACGGAATCAAGTGCTAGAGGATCTGATGTATCCGAATTTGGTGAAGGTGAAACTGGAAAAGGAGATCATGAAGTTGTAGTAAAAGAAGCTAAGGAATTAACGGCTGAAAAACCAGGTCATGTTGTTGATATGCCTACTACAGCTGATGTTAAAGGCAAGAAAGACAAACACCAAAAGTCAggctcaagttcaagttcaagctcaagctcaagctcTGATTCAAGTTCAAGCGACTCTGAAAGAGAATGA